The Enterococcus rotai genome includes a window with the following:
- a CDS encoding glycoside hydrolase family 1 protein, with amino-acid sequence MSKSVFPDNFLWGGATAANQYEGGYLSGGKGLSTLDAITGGNHTTPRMITYKTKEGKIETCTRGAALPEGAVGYVDPNQYYPSHVATDFYHHYKEDIALFAEMGFKCFRLSIAWSRICPNGTTEINEEGLAFYDKVFDELLSYGIEPIVTINHFDIPMYLADELDGWSSRKVIDYFLFFCETLFKRYKDKVKYWMTFNEINFLRSWTQIGIHQNDKQAKYQAAHHLFVASAKAVTLGHAINPDFNIGMMVAYIPSYPMSCNPEDVMEAIQFNREQEFYIDVQVKGYYPAHKLKKFERENIVIKKEAGDDELIQAGTVDYIGFSYYMSTVSASNPNEVKFVGGNQMPAVKNPYLQESDWGWAVDPLGLRISLCKLYDRYNVPLFVVENGFGAVDQVETDGTIQDDYRIDYFSKHVAAMSDAIELDGVELIGYTPWGCIDLVSAGTGEMKKRYGFIYVDMDDDGNGTLDRSRKQSFYWYKKIIAANGSQD; translated from the coding sequence ATGAGTAAATCAGTATTTCCAGACAATTTTTTATGGGGCGGTGCGACAGCTGCTAATCAATATGAAGGTGGGTATCTTTCAGGTGGCAAAGGGTTAAGCACTTTAGATGCAATCACAGGTGGTAACCATACAACACCAAGAATGATCACTTATAAAACTAAAGAAGGTAAGATCGAAACCTGTACGAGGGGAGCTGCGTTGCCAGAAGGTGCAGTTGGGTATGTGGATCCTAATCAATACTATCCAAGTCATGTAGCAACTGATTTTTACCATCATTATAAAGAAGATATTGCTCTCTTTGCAGAGATGGGGTTTAAATGTTTTAGACTATCGATCGCTTGGTCTAGAATTTGTCCAAATGGAACGACTGAAATCAATGAAGAAGGATTAGCCTTTTATGATAAAGTATTTGATGAGTTATTAAGCTATGGCATTGAGCCAATCGTAACAATCAATCATTTTGATATTCCCATGTATTTAGCAGATGAACTAGATGGCTGGTCAAGTAGAAAAGTAATTGATTACTTCTTATTTTTCTGTGAGACGTTATTTAAACGCTATAAAGATAAAGTCAAATACTGGATGACGTTTAATGAAATTAATTTTTTACGTAGTTGGACTCAAATCGGTATCCATCAAAATGATAAACAAGCAAAATATCAAGCAGCCCATCATTTATTTGTGGCAAGTGCTAAAGCTGTTACATTAGGTCATGCGATCAATCCGGATTTTAACATTGGAATGATGGTGGCTTATATCCCAAGTTATCCAATGAGCTGCAATCCAGAAGATGTGATGGAAGCAATCCAATTTAATCGTGAGCAAGAATTTTATATTGATGTGCAAGTTAAGGGCTATTATCCAGCTCATAAACTGAAAAAATTCGAACGGGAAAATATTGTGATCAAAAAAGAGGCTGGTGATGACGAGCTTATTCAAGCTGGAACAGTTGATTACATTGGTTTTAGTTATTATATGTCAACCGTTTCCGCCTCTAATCCAAATGAAGTCAAATTTGTGGGAGGAAATCAAATGCCGGCTGTTAAAAATCCATATTTACAGGAATCAGATTGGGGTTGGGCAGTTGATCCGTTAGGGTTGCGTATTTCTTTATGTAAACTGTATGATCGTTATAATGTACCATTATTCGTTGTAGAGAACGGTTTTGGTGCGGTGGATCAAGTTGAAACGGACGGTACGATCCAAGATGATTACAGGATCGACTACTTCAGTAAACATGTCGCTGCAATGAGCGATGCAATCGAATTAGACGGTGTTGAATTGATTGGGTATACGCCTTGGGGATGTATTGATTTAGTTTCAGCTGGAACTGGTGAAATGAAAAAACGTTATGGTTTTATTTATGTCGATATGGACGATGACGGTAATGGGACATTAGATCGTTCTAGAAAACAGTCGTTTTATTGGTATAAAAAGATCATTGCCGCAAATGGTAGTCAAGATTAA
- a CDS encoding glucosamine-6-phosphate deaminase produces MKIITVKNYDELSKVAAQMLIGEMFQRHERVNLAITAGTTPIGMYEKMVAEVKNKDYFSNVHYYNFDEIPYKSGIREGVTIGDLRELYFDPAGISEDQIHILDGENYEKQDERIEAAGGLDAILLGIGSDGHYCGNLPGTTKFTDFTTKVICDEAMKERIAPHFEDRAETPDFYVTMGPRSVMAARHLILFASGTKKAKIMKAFVEGAITDEIPASILKMHPHLTIILDEEAASLLDKEK; encoded by the coding sequence ATGAAAATTATTACAGTAAAAAATTATGATGAATTAAGTAAAGTTGCAGCACAAATGTTGATAGGTGAAATGTTTCAACGTCATGAACGGGTAAATTTAGCCATTACAGCTGGGACTACACCGATTGGGATGTATGAAAAAATGGTTGCGGAAGTGAAAAATAAAGATTATTTTTCTAATGTACACTACTATAATTTTGATGAAATCCCCTATAAATCAGGGATACGTGAAGGAGTAACGATCGGAGATCTAAGAGAATTATACTTTGATCCTGCAGGGATTTCTGAGGATCAAATCCATATTTTAGATGGAGAAAATTATGAAAAGCAAGATGAACGAATTGAGGCTGCGGGAGGCTTAGATGCCATTTTATTAGGAATAGGTTCAGATGGACACTATTGTGGAAACTTGCCTGGAACAACTAAGTTTACTGATTTTACAACGAAAGTTATTTGTGATGAAGCGATGAAAGAACGGATTGCGCCGCATTTTGAAGATCGTGCTGAAACACCTGATTTTTATGTTACAATGGGACCTAGAAGTGTGATGGCTGCAAGACATTTGATTCTTTTTGCTAGTGGTACAAAAAAAGCGAAAATTATGAAAGCGTTTGTTGAAGGCGCAATCACCGATGAAATCCCTGCTTCTATTTTGAAAATGCATCCGCATTTGACAATTATTCTTGATGAGGAAGCAGCTAGTTTATTAGATAAGGAGAAATGA
- a CDS encoding rhodanese-like domain-containing protein, whose translation MKRVSIKELKKLIELTVNEPVSIIDVREVDEFAEGHIMTAKNYPLSTLPEAMSQIDREQPHYVICQHGVRSEHACSFLENYGYNVVSVSEGMSVWDGESKVNTYR comes from the coding sequence ATGAAAAGAGTATCAATCAAGGAACTTAAAAAATTAATCGAATTAACGGTGAACGAACCAGTTTCGATCATTGATGTACGAGAAGTAGATGAATTTGCGGAAGGTCATATTATGACAGCCAAAAATTATCCACTGTCTACTTTACCAGAAGCAATGTCACAAATTGATCGGGAGCAACCTCATTATGTTATTTGTCAACATGGTGTGCGTTCTGAGCATGCCTGTTCATTTCTTGAAAATTATGGATACAATGTTGTCTCAGTGTCAGAAGGTATGTCCGTTTGGGATGGAGAAAGTAAAGTCAATACTTATAGATAA